From the Cohaesibacter sp. ES.047 genome, one window contains:
- a CDS encoding ABC transporter ATP-binding protein has product MLEAQQQDLERPVLEVDNLSLEFRSSSGTVRALDDVSLSVGKGEILALVGESGCGKSVTAMTVMGLLPRHNARILSGSVQLSGEELIGASEKTMRQIRGARIGMVFQDPMSSLNPVHTIGLQISEAVREHWQWDWSKSTQRAKDMLDFVRIPDAASRLSSYPHELSGGMRQRVMIAMALACDPELLIADEPTTALDVTVQAQVLDLISDLRSEFGMSVLLITHDLGVVSSHADRMMVMYAGRVVENAPIEDLFSRPSHGYTAGLLASLPGIGSAHRSMLHEIEGAVPRLEGSLPSCSFAPRCAFASEQCLSEAPAMRQIAPHHMSRCVHDADVFQTVSKLDIVRAWSS; this is encoded by the coding sequence ATGCTTGAAGCACAACAACAAGACCTCGAAAGGCCGGTGTTGGAAGTTGACAATCTGTCGTTGGAGTTTCGCTCGAGCAGCGGCACCGTCAGGGCCCTTGATGACGTCTCACTGTCCGTGGGCAAGGGGGAAATTCTGGCCCTCGTCGGCGAGAGCGGCTGCGGCAAGAGTGTCACCGCGATGACCGTGATGGGACTGCTGCCGCGCCACAATGCTCGCATCCTGTCTGGATCGGTTCAGCTGTCGGGCGAAGAGCTGATCGGGGCGAGTGAAAAGACCATGCGCCAGATCCGGGGCGCGCGGATCGGGATGGTGTTCCAAGATCCGATGAGTTCTCTCAACCCGGTGCACACAATCGGACTGCAGATTTCTGAGGCGGTGCGCGAGCATTGGCAATGGGATTGGAGCAAATCCACGCAGCGAGCCAAAGACATGCTGGATTTCGTGCGCATCCCCGATGCCGCCAGTCGCCTCTCCTCCTACCCCCATGAACTGTCAGGCGGCATGAGGCAAAGGGTGATGATTGCCATGGCATTGGCTTGCGATCCCGAATTGCTCATTGCTGACGAACCGACAACGGCTCTTGATGTCACCGTTCAGGCTCAGGTGCTTGATCTGATCTCTGACTTAAGGTCCGAGTTCGGCATGAGTGTGCTGCTCATCACCCACGATCTCGGCGTGGTTTCCTCCCATGCGGATCGGATGATGGTGATGTATGCGGGCCGCGTGGTCGAGAATGCGCCCATAGAGGATCTGTTCTCACGCCCGTCGCACGGCTACACAGCCGGGCTCTTGGCCTCCTTGCCGGGCATCGGCTCGGCCCACCGTTCGATGTTGCATGAAATCGAGGGCGCTGTGCCCCGCCTTGAAGGGTCACTCCCCAGTTGCAGCTTTGCACCCAGATGTGCCTTCGCCAGCGAGCAGTGCCTCAGCGAGGCGCCCGCCATGCGCCAGATTGCACCGCACCATATGTCGCGATGCGTACATGACGCAGACGTCTTTCAAACCGTTTCGAAACTGGACATCGTGAGGGCCTGGTCATCATGA
- a CDS encoding ABC transporter permease: MLKAKSAAPGDVTVTTKGHAWYQADPLTYFCLAVLIGFMLMAIFAPFIADDPVAINPALRLRGPSEDAFLGRDHLGRDVFARAIFGARVSLAVGFLVAIVTTIVGVAIGLYAGVSSIGGAIIMRLNDALMAIPAVLLAIALASLMDAGVTTVIVAIAVPEVPRMVRLVRSVTLSVREQPYVSAAISIGTSGIPLVWRHILPNTLGPVFVQATYACASAIIASAVLSFLGVGTSPEIPSWGGMMADARSYFRIRPELMAYPGILLSFLVLMVNILGDRLSDALDPRKQKRGAL; the protein is encoded by the coding sequence ATGCTCAAAGCAAAGTCCGCTGCCCCGGGCGATGTCACTGTGACCACGAAAGGCCACGCGTGGTATCAGGCTGACCCATTGACCTATTTCTGCCTTGCCGTGCTCATCGGGTTCATGCTGATGGCGATATTTGCTCCGTTCATTGCCGATGATCCCGTTGCGATCAATCCCGCGCTTCGTTTAAGGGGACCATCAGAGGACGCCTTTCTGGGGCGGGATCATCTGGGCCGGGATGTCTTTGCCCGTGCAATCTTCGGCGCGCGCGTCTCGCTTGCGGTCGGCTTTTTGGTTGCGATCGTCACCACTATCGTTGGCGTAGCAATCGGTCTTTACGCCGGTGTGTCTTCCATTGGCGGCGCCATCATCATGCGTCTCAACGACGCCCTGATGGCAATCCCGGCGGTCCTGCTCGCGATTGCCCTTGCCTCCCTGATGGATGCGGGCGTGACCACCGTCATTGTCGCAATCGCCGTTCCCGAGGTTCCCCGCATGGTCAGACTGGTGCGTTCAGTGACACTGAGTGTGCGCGAACAACCTTATGTTTCTGCTGCCATATCCATTGGCACGTCGGGCATTCCGCTGGTCTGGCGCCATATTCTGCCCAACACATTGGGGCCGGTGTTCGTTCAGGCAACCTACGCCTGCGCCTCGGCGATCATCGCCTCTGCCGTCCTGAGCTTTCTGGGCGTCGGCACATCGCCTGAAATTCCCAGCTGGGGCGGCATGATGGCAGATGCCAGGAGCTATTTCCGTATCCGTCCGGAACTGATGGCATACCCCGGTATCCTCTTATCCTTCCTCGTTCTGATGGTGAATATCCTTGGCGACCGGCTGAGCGACGCCCTTGATCCGCGCAAGCAAAAGAGGGGGGCGCTGTGA